In Sphingomonas sp. SUN019, the genomic window CGTCCCGGCCCGGCATGGTGCTGATAATAGACCTGTCGGCCGTCTTCGGCATCGATAAAGGCCATGCGTCTCTCCTGCGGGCTTCGTGCTCGGTCGCGCGTCTGTTCAGGCGGGCGCCGACAGCGTGATGCCGACCAGCGGGCTGAAATGATGCATCTTCACGTGGCGGCGCGCGATCTTCCACACGCCGCCGCGGCGCTCGAAATCGTCGGTGTAGGTCGCCGCCACGGTCTGCGCCTGCCCGTCCGCCGTCGTGCCGATACAATCGACGTCGCTGACCCCGCTCGCCTGGTCGGCCCCGTCGAACGTGACGCGCAGGTTGGTGTTATAGTGGGTCGACTGTTTCCATGCCGGCCACAGGATGTCGTGGACGGCGCGCGTGATGCCCTCATGCCCGTCGAAGTTGCCGAACGGTGGACCAACCTCCCATACGGCATCTTCCCACCAGATGCCGATGAAGCGCTCCCAATCCCTTTTGTCGAAGCCCAGGCAGTAATCGGACGTCAAATCCAGGATCGCGAAGCGGCTTTCCAGCTGATCGATCCGGGCGAGCAAAGCGTCGGTCACGCGGCAACCTCCTTTTCAAGAAACGCGGCGAATTTGCGCTCGGCGGCGGCGCGGGTGTCGGGCACGAAATAGGTCGGGAAAACGCCGGGCGAGGGCTGCACGTCACGCAGCACGTCGCGCGCGACCGAGACCTTGTGCACCTCGGTCGGGCCATCGACGATGCCCATTTCGGGGACGTACTGCCACATGTCCATCAGCGGCGTTTCATTCGACATGCCGAGCGATCCGTGCAGATGCAGCGCGCGATAGACGACGTCCTTCAGCACGCCGGGCATCGCCGCCTTGATCGCCGAAATCTCGCGCCGGACGGGCCGGGTATAGGCCTTGTCGCGGTCCAGCAGCCATGCCGCGTACAG contains:
- a CDS encoding nuclear transport factor 2 family protein, with translation MTDALLARIDQLESRFAILDLTSDYCLGFDKRDWERFIGIWWEDAVWEVGPPFGNFDGHEGITRAVHDILWPAWKQSTHYNTNLRVTFDGADQASGVSDVDCIGTTADGQAQTVAATYTDDFERRGGVWKIARRHVKMHHFSPLVGITLSAPA